Within the Thalassoglobus sp. JC818 genome, the region GGACGCTACACGTTTCGCAGCAGTGTCGAAGAACCAACACCTGGGAGCGACAATGGCGAAGATTATGAATTGATTCGGCACAACATTACGATATTGCTCGATTTGCCGCTGGAAAAGTAACTTGCCCGCGCGGAAACAAAATTGCGAAGCAATTAGCCTCTCAATCAGAACGACTTCTTACTAATAAAGTCCCGGAGCGCTGCAGTTGCAGTCATCAACAAACCAATGGCCTGACTTTTACCTATGTCGCAAGCTGATCAACGGACAATGAAGAGCAAATGAGTCCATCGAGATGAGCACCGAGAAACGAGTTCCTTCTTCAGCATCGCGACTGAAGTATCTAACCCGCGCTAAGAGGTTAGCGAACGCCAGATTCGAACAAAGTGGAAGGAAGTAAGAGACGAGATTAAATCGTATCTCACTTGGGGCTTCCGAATTCCATGTCCATTCGGCGGCTAATCTGCCGGTTCGCTTCGGTGATCAGTTTGACTTGCTCTTCATCCGGTTTCTCCATTTCATCCAGCAAACCACGTCGTCGGGATTTGTTGCGCTGGTACGCGCCGCAGAGATGAAAACCAACACAACCCGGGTTCTTGTGGAGAGCCGCTAACGTCTCCGCATACCACATACCGTTGTTCGATTTGAAGAACTCATTTCTACTCCCTTCGACTTTCGCGGCGTCGGCGAGGAGAACTGGTTTCCCTGTGATTTTGTGCCATTCATCAAGATGTTTGACGGGATCTTTGAAATCCTGAAATGAAAGCACGTCGACGTACGACTTCGCGGCATTCACAACTTCGATAGCAATCGGTGCGTTGGCTTCGTATCGGTCGCCAAACAACAAGTGATGCTTGTCATAGCGACGGATGGTATCATGGATCGTCTTGTAGTAGTGTCCAGCGAGATCGGAAAGCTCTTTACGACCGGCCTCAGTCTCGAGTTGTTCTGGATCAAAAATCGGACCACGCCAAGCGTTTGAGGGACGCTCGTGTATCCACGTCGGGCAGTCGCTGTAGAAATAACCAATCAAGTTCTTCTCTTCGCTCAGCTCTGCACAGTGAGACCTCGCGACATAGTCACACCACTCTTTCCAGTCCTCGCTGCGGAAGTCGTAATGAACCGTATGCCCCTCCCACTGGTGTGACTCGGTGAATGGCAACAAGTGGCAATAGGGCATGTCCAACGCTCGATACTCATCAATCGTGAAAGGGCGTGAGTGTTGCCAAGCCAGACCTTGTTCGGGAAGACGGACCGTCACTTCCTGAACCCATCCGACAGTGTTGAAACCCCATTCATGCAAGTTGGGGACGACTGACTCTTCGATCCAGCGAATCGTGCTGCCACCGTATTTCTCTCGCCAGAGATGCAGGTTCTCTGGATATCGAAGGCTGGCGGGATCGATGTGATTGAGGCCCATCGTGAAGAACGGCTGACCGTCGGGTGTAATCAGCCACCAATGGCCTTTTTCTTGCCCCAATGTGAAGTAGCCGGTTGGATCTGACTGAGTGGTCTTGGTCGCTTCCGCTGCAACTGCCCGCGACAGCGATGCGACAGTTATCCCAGCACCAGCTGCGAGGGTGCAACTCAAAAAGCGGCGTCGGTCAATGCGCGAATTCATAGTGATCATCACGTCAGGATATCGAAGTTGATCTGATCAAAAACATTCGAAGTTTCGACGATCGTACCTGAAAGTCTAACACTCGCAATTCAAACGCGAATCTTCGGTACGATTCTGCGACAGCCAGGAACTGATTGCTGTGATTTGGTACAACACACGCAGGCACCCAAATTCGCAATCATTCACAGTATTTCAAATGACCATGAAAACATTCTTGCTGCTGCTGAGTACAATCACTTTAGTTTTTTCTGAATCTTCTGTGGTTTGGGCCGACGTGGTCCCGGTTCCGAAGTCGATCGTCCCTGAAAAAATTGAGGGAGCGAAGCCACGGAACGTGGTCTTCATACTCTCCGATGATCACCGCTACGACGCAATGAGCTTCATGGGACACCCCTTCGCGAAGACACCGCATATGGATGCAATGGCCGAGAACGGTGTGCATCTCAAGAATGCATTCGTGACGACATCTCTCTGCTCACCCAGCCGTGCGTCAATTTTGACAGGCCTCTACACATTTCGACATCGCGTAATCGACAATCAACGCCGAGTCCCAGAAGGGACAATCTACTTTCCGCAATACCTCCAAGCAGCTGGCTACAAAACTGGATTCATCGGCAAGTGGCATATGGGGCACGCCAGTGATGAGCCGCGTCCCGGATTCGACTACTGGTTCAGCTTTAAGGGACAGGGCAACTACTACCCGCCCGGTCCGAACTACACACTGAACGAGAATGGAAAACGAGTCCCCCAGGATGGATACATCACACCACTTTTGACACGCAAAGCAATCGAGTTTCTCGAGAATCAGTCAAACGAAAGCGAACCGTTTTTCCTCTATCTTTCGCACAAGGCAGTTCACGGACCCTTCACACCGGAGCCCAAATACAAGGACTCACTGCGCGATAAAACAATGGAACTCCCTGCATCAAGCGAATTGCTCGACAACAACTTGAAGAATCGACCTCGATGGCTGTTGGATCAGCGAAACAGCTGGCACGGGATGGACTTTGCGTTACACACCGGCCAAAGCGTGGAGCACTTCTATAAACGATATTGCGAAGCACTTTGCAGCGTCGACGACAGCATCGGTGCAGTAATGCAACAATTAGAAAAGATGGGAATCCTCGACGAAACCCTTTTGATTTACATGGGCGATAACGGATTCATGTTTGGCGAGCACGGTTTGTTCGACAAACGTGTTGCGTACGAGACATCGAGCAGAGTCCCAATGTTGATGCAGTGTCCAGAGATCGCGGAAGGAGGCACGGTCGTCGAAGAAGTCGTCGCGAATATTGACATCGGCCCAACAGTGATGGAAGCCATGGGATTGAAAACCCCGCCGCACATGGATGGCAAGAGCTTTCTCCCGCTGACGCAGGGGCAATCGATTCCGTGGAGAGACTACTTCTTGTATGTCTACTACTGGGAGCAGAACTATCCGCAGACGCCCACTCACTTCTCTCTACGAGGCAGCCAATACAAGTACACAACCTACTACGGGCTTTGGGACACGGACGAGTTGTTTGATATTCAGGCTGACCCGGACGAGCAGAACAACCTCGTTCACGATCCCGAGTTTGCAGAAATCAAACAGCAAATGCAGGATCGACTTTATGAAATGATGGATGAGTTGGGAGGCCTACAGATTCCTCTGAATCCGCCGCGCGGCAACCAACAGAATAAACGTCTGCGCAGCCGCGGAGGAGTCAAAGCTGCCGATTTCCCGGAAGCGTTTATCGTCGACGAACCTCTTCGATCCATCGAATAAAAGCTCGATAGCGCTGACAGATCATACTCTGGAGTGATCATTGACATCTAAATCCTGAAGGTCGATGCTTAGAAAGAGTATCGCCTTCAGAGCTTCAGGTGTACTACTTCTTCGGTGGAGGGACAAAAGAAGGATCGACGAATGGCTTTCGATCGAACGTGCTTCCGTCTCCGATCACGCGTGGATCACCGGTCTGTCGCAATTCGTTCATCAGCCGATCAGTGAGAATTTGTAGAGTCTGAGCGTATTCCGGGTCATCCGCTACGTTGACAACTTGATCGGGATCTCTTTTCAGGTCGTAAAGTTCGAATTCCGGACGGATCGTAAAAGCAATGTCGAACAGTTCTGGATAGGAGTCGCTGTTAGTCATTAGAAAGACCTTTGTCGGACTCGCATCCATATCCGGGTAGGCCAGGTTGTGGTTTTGCAGATGTTGCTCTGCAGACGCTCCGCTGTCGAACACGTCGCCCATTGGCATACGATTCGGTTTGAAATTCCGAATCAGCAGGTAGTCTGCGGTGCGTAGCGCGCGAGAAGGATAGGGGGCGCGGTCTCTCCGGGCTTCGCCAACATGTCGCTCGCGTCCGATGATCACATGGTCACGCGCTGGGTCGACTTGACCACTTCTTCCCGACGTAAGTATCGGCATCAAACTTTTTGCCAACATGTGATCTGGTCGGTCGATTTCCGTTGCTTCGAGCACTGTTGGAGCGATGTCCATGAGACTCACAAAGTCGTCAACACGTCGACCAGGTTGGACACGGTCCGGCCAGCTGATGAGCAAGGAGACCATTGATCCGAAGTCGTGAAGATTGCATTTTCCACGTGGCATCCCGGGCATTCCGTGATCTCCCGAAATGATCACGAGCGTGTTGTCGAGTTCACCGCGTGATCTCAGTTCTTCGATGAGTTCATTGATCATGCCGTCCCATGCCAGTGCTTCGCCGAGATAGTCAACCATATCTTCTCGGACGTCGTGAACATCCGGTAGAAATGCTGGCACCTTTCCTTTAAGCGAATCAGGTTCGAGCCCCCAAAGAGCTTTCCCGGAACCTTTGGTCCACTGACGATGTGAATTGTGCGGGCCGAACCAATAAAAGAAGGGCTTGTCGTCCTGATTGTCGTCGAGAAATCTCTGAAAGTTGGAACGGACGTAAGAGAAGATTTCTTTCTTCTTAGCTTCTTTGTCAGTGGCTGCGGACACAGTCTGCGAGAAACTGCAAATTGGATCTTTGTGAGTGAGGTCCCGCTTTCCCGCATTTCTATTCGTCGTCTTCCCCCAGTGCATCACATGATAGCCGTTCTGCACTAGTAATTCTGAGAAGCCTGGGAGAGAGGAATATGGATCTTCTGCTTTTCCGTATTCACGACAGCGAAGGAAAGCGTTACTGCCGCAGCGGTAAAACGGCATCCCAGTCACGACAGCCGCTCGACTTGGCGTACAGCTTGGAGCGCTGACAAAAGCATTGTCGAAGACAACTCCGCTTCGACCGATTGCGTCCAGTGCTGGTGTCTCGATCACATCGTTCAGCCCGGGCTGATTCGGGTCTCGGTAGATGCTGGCATAGCGCCCCCAATCATCTGAAAAACAGAAGAGAACATTCGGCGGATCTTTGGCGTTCGCAGAAACTGCGCAACTCAAAAGAACAAGAGTTGAGACAATAAACTTCGTCATTGAGCTGCCTGTGAAACTGGAGCGGCGACAGTTTTTGAAATGAAACCTGCATCTTCGCTTTGTTGCGGAGATGAGGAAGTACATGACACAACGAAGTGTGTCTCCTTCGACTAGTTCAAACAACGCTTATTGGAATAGTCTTCGCAAGCATTCGCGAAAGGCTGAGACAATCAATTCACTCTCGGTCATCAGCGATCCCGTTTTCGTTCTTGTCAACGACTCCAGAGAGTGGGTTTCGCAGCACCGCTTGCCAGGCGATTTCGCGAAAACGTCGGTCAAGAGTTTGGCTGGGAAACTTGCTGTCTTCAAAAATGTCACCGGGAATGTTTTGCGGATTTCGACCGTAGATAGTTGCGTAGAAAACATATCCTTCGAGTCGATCGAGACCGGGACCAAGATGTCCCAACTGATCACGCCACAACGAACGTTCCTTATTGCCGACAGCCTTGTGGATGCCATCGATGCCCGGCAACTTGCCTTCGTCAAAGTACTTCACACACTGAACCATCGCTTCGCACGTCGGCATGATGAAGATTCTGTTGTCGTACTTCTCGTTCAGCTCGTTGAGGATCTCGGAATAGATTTCGAACTTTTCGTCGCCGAGTTTGGCGATCACTTCAGGAGTCAGTTCCTCTTCAGATTCGGGAACCTTGTTCAGCTGATAGAGCTGCGGCCAGGCATCAGAGAGATAGAACTTCATGTCCGGATTATATTTCAAGCAGAAGTCGATCCAGCATGAATAATACTGCGGGTGATCGTTGAAGTAGGGGCCCCACATCATCGCATCCCACTCACCGTTGGAGATCGATGCCAGCAGCTTCGGAGTTGGTTTTCCGTCGAACTCGAAGATTCCGTTTTCCTGCTCCCATTTGTATCGCGTGCTACCTGTGATCCCACCGCCCGTGTGAGTCAATAACGGAGGCTGCTTCAAGCCAGCTGCTTCCACAATCGCTGGGAAAGTTTTGTACCCGGGAGCCATGAAACTATGCCCAGTGCCGACGATCCGCAGCGACCCGTCCGTCGGCTTTGCGAAACGCACGACAGCCCTGTCATCACCTGTCTGCTTGGCGTACAGCTTCGCAATTTCATCCGGCGATTTGTAACAAACAGCATGCTCCGGGAAGCATTCTGCCTTCCAACCAGGATCGACTTCGAAGGTCCTCGGAGCACCACCACCCTTGCCGCGCGAAGACTGCAGCTCTTTAACATAATCCGCCGCTTCGGCAATCGACAACTCTCCATCGCGATTCGCGTCAGCTTCGGGAAATCGTTTCAACCATCGCTCAAGTTGCGCCTCGCTGTATTGTCCGTAAGACAAGCGACAGAACGAAAGAGACGCCAAAACGAGAACCGCAGAGACCAGATGCTTCATGATTCAAGAATCCCAAAGGTGATGGTTCACAACAGAATGGATTAGCATAAACCAAACAACGGTCCGTGAGAAACCAAAGAGACACGATCCGGATCACCTCGCGCGTGTCCCGGTTGGGCCAACTTGGTTTACCAACGGATCTACTCAGTTCGTAGAAACTCATCAATGCGAGTACTTCAACGAACCGACTGTTTGGCAGGCTAGATACTGGTCGGTCATCAGAATCGCGTCTCAGAAAGTGCACTGTCAATTTTTCGTCGAACCTTCATTGATAAGGTTCCGCCTTCGCAGGTCGCTGAGGAGAACAACACTACGGTCAACGCAGTCCTTGTCTCAAAGTCTAAAGTACTGCAACAGGCGCGGCTGGTCGGACGAGAACTCTTGGATTGAACGTCCCACCGATCGCTTCGCAGAGTTCGTACAATTGACCTGTTGTTTTCCTCATTCTCCAACGAGCAATCCAAGCCGCTTGGCAATTCTGTTCTGAATCTGTTCTTGAGTCGATAGAATGATGCTTGATCGGGGCGCCGATCGGATGCATTACGAATCTATTGAAGTTGATGAATGAGTCCACAACGGGTTGAGGCGGAACATGGGGACGAACCATCCAGACTCAAGCTTCACACACCCTTCAAGACATTTGCTCGCACGATATGCTGAAGGTCGTCTGAATGACGAGATGATGGACTGCATTGGAAAGCATGTGCTCTCGTGTCAGGACTGCACAAAGACACTTCTCGAATTCAACATCAACCTTGATCAAACACTGGTGACCGTTGAATGCGGTGAGTCGGTCTTGTACGACGAAAACATCGACCTCTTGGTCAAATTGCCAGGTAAT harbors:
- a CDS encoding agarase, whose protein sequence is MNSRIDRRRFLSCTLAAGAGITVASLSRAVAAEATKTTQSDPTGYFTLGQEKGHWWLITPDGQPFFTMGLNHIDPASLRYPENLHLWREKYGGSTIRWIEESVVPNLHEWGFNTVGWVQEVTVRLPEQGLAWQHSRPFTIDEYRALDMPYCHLLPFTESHQWEGHTVHYDFRSEDWKEWCDYVARSHCAELSEEKNLIGYFYSDCPTWIHERPSNAWRGPIFDPEQLETEAGRKELSDLAGHYYKTIHDTIRRYDKHHLLFGDRYEANAPIAIEVVNAAKSYVDVLSFQDFKDPVKHLDEWHKITGKPVLLADAAKVEGSRNEFFKSNNGMWYAETLAALHKNPGCVGFHLCGAYQRNKSRRRGLLDEMEKPDEEQVKLITEANRQISRRMDMEFGSPK
- a CDS encoding sulfatase, with amino-acid sequence MKTFLLLLSTITLVFSESSVVWADVVPVPKSIVPEKIEGAKPRNVVFILSDDHRYDAMSFMGHPFAKTPHMDAMAENGVHLKNAFVTTSLCSPSRASILTGLYTFRHRVIDNQRRVPEGTIYFPQYLQAAGYKTGFIGKWHMGHASDEPRPGFDYWFSFKGQGNYYPPGPNYTLNENGKRVPQDGYITPLLTRKAIEFLENQSNESEPFFLYLSHKAVHGPFTPEPKYKDSLRDKTMELPASSELLDNNLKNRPRWLLDQRNSWHGMDFALHTGQSVEHFYKRYCEALCSVDDSIGAVMQQLEKMGILDETLLIYMGDNGFMFGEHGLFDKRVAYETSSRVPMLMQCPEIAEGGTVVEEVVANIDIGPTVMEAMGLKTPPHMDGKSFLPLTQGQSIPWRDYFLYVYYWEQNYPQTPTHFSLRGSQYKYTTYYGLWDTDELFDIQADPDEQNNLVHDPEFAEIKQQMQDRLYEMMDELGGLQIPLNPPRGNQQNKRLRSRGGVKAADFPEAFIVDEPLRSIE
- a CDS encoding sulfatase, whose product is MTKFIVSTLVLLSCAVSANAKDPPNVLFCFSDDWGRYASIYRDPNQPGLNDVIETPALDAIGRSGVVFDNAFVSAPSCTPSRAAVVTGMPFYRCGSNAFLRCREYGKAEDPYSSLPGFSELLVQNGYHVMHWGKTTNRNAGKRDLTHKDPICSFSQTVSAATDKEAKKKEIFSYVRSNFQRFLDDNQDDKPFFYWFGPHNSHRQWTKGSGKALWGLEPDSLKGKVPAFLPDVHDVREDMVDYLGEALAWDGMINELIEELRSRGELDNTLVIISGDHGMPGMPRGKCNLHDFGSMVSLLISWPDRVQPGRRVDDFVSLMDIAPTVLEATEIDRPDHMLAKSLMPILTSGRSGQVDPARDHVIIGRERHVGEARRDRAPYPSRALRTADYLLIRNFKPNRMPMGDVFDSGASAEQHLQNHNLAYPDMDASPTKVFLMTNSDSYPELFDIAFTIRPEFELYDLKRDPDQVVNVADDPEYAQTLQILTDRLMNELRQTGDPRVIGDGSTFDRKPFVDPSFVPPPKK